A DNA window from Abyssibacter profundi contains the following coding sequences:
- a CDS encoding right-handed parallel beta-helix repeat-containing protein: MLTRTLLSLLGLVLMLAPVKLLAADYIVRSEDPQVLYRAKPELPSLQPYTRQAVLNKIGSRTPGSISTVRMVHLDPMNEFVGGDGRLAVWAARQRRNPHAIVLRSGYVTPQDIAAALGPEAIEETSPGVFVVRLPILVSRDATFHIDGQVKALRLSEDAGAFLVNDGRLFMTDTAVLGWRESAGTPARYRYEKGFRPFILSWGGTELYAANTRFESLGYDESKSYGFSISQYTPAQDKILQRSHPTGWIIDSEFEDMWFGFYCYEADDVVIARNTYTNSIVYGIDPHDRSNRLIIAENHVSGTRKKHGIIISREVNNSWLFSNVSTGNALSGMVLDRQSSGNVVADNEFIDNGSDGLTLYESPDNIIWGNKSVSNGSHGYRVRNSTNIKLYDNIAINNAYTGINGHAKVLPPGSRDLELDPYDDEFSMVIVGGRLVHNGGGPVAIEQPLSIEMAGVEMLAPTSETGFALDGVLGEYLHEVFDVMVRQKKAVVIELDNVRRKVEG, translated from the coding sequence ATGCTGACCCGAACCCTCCTCAGCCTGCTGGGCCTGGTGCTTATGCTGGCGCCGGTAAAGCTCTTGGCAGCGGACTACATCGTGCGCTCCGAGGATCCCCAGGTGTTGTACCGGGCCAAGCCCGAGCTGCCGTCGCTGCAGCCGTACACCCGCCAGGCTGTTCTGAACAAGATTGGCTCGCGGACCCCTGGCAGCATTTCTACCGTCCGCATGGTGCACCTGGACCCGATGAACGAGTTCGTCGGAGGCGATGGTCGCCTGGCCGTTTGGGCCGCGCGCCAGCGGCGCAACCCCCATGCCATCGTCCTGCGGAGCGGCTATGTCACCCCGCAGGATATCGCGGCTGCACTGGGGCCCGAGGCCATTGAGGAGACCTCGCCCGGGGTGTTCGTGGTGCGCCTGCCGATTCTGGTGTCGCGTGATGCGACTTTCCACATTGACGGTCAGGTCAAGGCGTTGCGCCTCTCCGAAGACGCTGGTGCGTTTCTGGTCAACGACGGCCGACTGTTCATGACCGACACGGCGGTGTTGGGCTGGCGAGAGTCGGCCGGTACGCCCGCCCGCTATCGCTACGAAAAGGGGTTTCGTCCCTTCATTCTGTCCTGGGGCGGCACGGAGCTGTACGCGGCGAATACGCGCTTCGAGAGCCTCGGCTACGACGAGAGCAAGTCCTACGGTTTCTCGATCTCCCAGTACACGCCGGCCCAGGACAAGATTCTCCAGCGCTCGCATCCGACGGGCTGGATTATCGACTCCGAGTTCGAGGACATGTGGTTCGGCTTCTACTGTTACGAGGCCGATGATGTCGTCATCGCGCGCAATACCTACACCAACAGCATCGTCTACGGCATCGACCCGCATGACCGGTCAAATCGGCTGATCATTGCCGAGAACCATGTGTCCGGCACGCGTAAGAAACACGGGATCATCATCTCCCGCGAGGTCAACAACAGCTGGCTGTTCAGCAATGTCAGTACCGGCAATGCCTTGTCCGGCATGGTGCTGGACCGGCAGTCCAGCGGAAATGTGGTTGCCGACAACGAGTTCATCGACAACGGCTCCGATGGCCTGACCCTTTATGAAAGCCCCGACAACATCATCTGGGGGAACAAGAGCGTCAGCAACGGTTCGCATGGCTACCGCGTGCGTAACAGCACGAATATCAAGCTCTACGACAACATCGCCATCAACAACGCCTATACCGGTATCAACGGGCACGCCAAGGTGTTGCCGCCGGGTTCGCGTGATCTGGAGCTAGACCCCTACGACGACGAATTTTCGATGGTCATCGTCGGCGGGCGGCTGGTGCATAACGGCGGCGGCCCCGTCGCCATCGAGCAGCCCTTGAGTATCGAAATGGCCGGCGTGGAGATGCTGGCGCCCACCAGCGAAACCGGGTTCGCGCTTGATGGTGTGCTGGGCGAGTACCTGCATGAGGTGTTCGACGTCATGGTCCGGCAGAAGAAAGCCGTGGTCATCGAACTGGATAACGTCCGGCGCAAGGTCGAGGGCTAA
- a CDS encoding alginate export family protein, which yields MKQTTTWMLFGVAALVAQPAGAQMSNETEIKLRAGGFAEGARDLGLGSDEESSEFFTEVHGSLFTRYAPGFSTKLRVQAFYSTGEVFLNTDETPQPSDEYIALREAWIDIGALTSFPGEVMRLGRQRLREDDGIWFDDDALAVRWAFETTLLQWSLGAGQQVEGFRTDDAGVDKDQEDRFYLFGDIGTQYRPGHYLALRAANARDDVDLPREQRRDEPERFREREFTWVSLSLHSDYYDPDARERLAYWVEAFGMTGEETFATRPDPVVGGPVTYTERDNEGVGGSVALRFRPSLQLPAQFGLMYALGSGGTDASGHSETFEQTGLESNRARFTGTRSQIHRFSEAAQFELSNLHVTTAFLSFPAERFDISLIAHQFQRDAEDAPVVSRGLRVDPQPGDDELGQSYDVVISRYFEDFDRVILRESGPSGVVRLRASMFEPGAAYGAGAESTYRAILEMSWKL from the coding sequence GTGAAACAGACGACAACATGGATGTTGTTCGGCGTCGCTGCGCTGGTCGCGCAGCCGGCCGGCGCCCAGATGAGCAACGAGACGGAGATCAAGCTGCGTGCAGGTGGTTTTGCCGAAGGCGCGCGTGACCTGGGCCTGGGCAGCGATGAGGAGTCCAGCGAATTCTTCACCGAGGTGCATGGCTCATTGTTCACCCGCTATGCGCCGGGCTTTTCGACCAAGCTGCGGGTACAGGCGTTTTATTCCACGGGCGAGGTGTTTCTGAACACGGATGAAACACCCCAACCCTCGGATGAATACATCGCCCTGCGCGAGGCCTGGATCGATATCGGCGCGCTCACCTCCTTCCCGGGCGAGGTCATGCGGCTGGGCCGGCAGCGGCTGCGTGAGGATGACGGGATCTGGTTCGATGACGATGCCCTGGCGGTGCGCTGGGCCTTCGAAACCACGCTACTGCAATGGTCGCTGGGTGCCGGTCAGCAAGTGGAAGGATTCCGTACCGATGACGCCGGTGTCGATAAAGATCAGGAAGATCGCTTCTATCTGTTCGGCGACATCGGCACGCAGTACCGTCCGGGTCACTATCTGGCCCTGCGGGCCGCCAACGCGCGTGACGATGTGGACCTGCCACGCGAACAACGCCGTGACGAGCCAGAGCGGTTTCGCGAGCGTGAGTTCACCTGGGTCAGCCTGTCCTTGCACAGCGATTACTACGACCCGGATGCGCGCGAGCGCCTGGCCTACTGGGTCGAGGCCTTTGGTATGACCGGCGAGGAAACCTTCGCCACCCGGCCCGATCCGGTGGTCGGCGGCCCGGTGACCTACACCGAGCGGGACAACGAGGGCGTCGGCGGTTCGGTGGCCCTGCGCTTCCGGCCTTCGTTGCAGCTACCGGCACAGTTCGGGCTGATGTATGCCCTGGGTTCTGGTGGCACCGATGCCAGCGGTCACTCCGAGACCTTCGAGCAGACGGGCTTGGAGAGCAATCGCGCCCGGTTCACCGGCACCCGTAGTCAGATTCACCGCTTCAGCGAGGCCGCGCAGTTCGAGCTGAGCAACCTGCACGTCACGACCGCGTTCCTGTCGTTTCCGGCCGAGCGTTTCGACATCAGCCTGATCGCACACCAATTCCAGCGTGATGCCGAGGATGCGCCGGTGGTATCGCGTGGCCTGCGTGTGGATCCACAGCCTGGCGACGACGAGCTGGGCCAGTCCTATGACGTGGTGATCTCCCGCTATTTCGAGGATTTCGATCGCGTCATCCTGCGTGAATCTGGCCCCAGCGGCGTCGTCCGACTCCGGGCCTCGATGTTCGAACCCGGCGCGGCCTACGGGGCCGGAGCGGAATCGACTTATCGCGCGATTCTGGAGATGAGCTGGAAACTGTGA
- a CDS encoding tetratricopeptide repeat protein translates to MRHLVTLLLLCTPLVTQAVLLPDLERGIRALEAGEVERAEANLRPLAKAGYVEAQHYLARLYKQANTPKSRLEAIRWYEASVSAYPLDIEPLARLRFLETGDPQHLLNAEQALVRLKKQGHPDALRRIIRLYRDFPGLVDDARIGRLLGEALETDDPDNIATVIDWYRKNDGVRENFIQLIQLCSRHYRRVDDCLPDLVLNARMGQNDERMDALIDQALSRYPSRDVDADLLYAMASALLTNDVPQPPEQLRAAELLEIAAKRRVKALARLGDLLVDRPDLIEDADPIGMLERAHEAGSAEAALTLGRAYMNGTLVEIDPDRAEDYLKQAAEALPAGKFSLARYYMRGFAGDAQYTRAAPLLLDAARAGYRRADLDLARFYSENRVVKANPAYAYAFARIAETNEVDGAEAFIAQLQPQLDDAMRAEGNAVAEKEYDARVQRREPFLKFAMTGGRDSGTETGSASATTASH, encoded by the coding sequence ATGCGTCACCTAGTCACATTGCTGCTGCTATGCACGCCGCTGGTGACGCAAGCGGTGTTGTTGCCCGATTTGGAGCGTGGCATCCGGGCGCTGGAGGCCGGCGAGGTCGAACGGGCCGAAGCCAATCTGCGCCCGCTGGCCAAGGCCGGTTACGTTGAAGCCCAGCACTACCTCGCGCGGCTTTACAAGCAGGCCAACACGCCCAAGTCGCGACTGGAGGCCATTCGATGGTACGAGGCGTCGGTGTCGGCCTACCCGCTCGATATCGAACCGCTGGCTCGTCTGCGGTTTCTTGAAACCGGTGACCCGCAGCATCTGCTGAACGCCGAACAGGCGCTGGTCCGGCTCAAGAAGCAGGGCCATCCGGACGCCCTGCGTCGGATCATTCGCCTCTATCGGGATTTCCCCGGCTTGGTGGACGATGCGCGAATCGGCCGGTTGCTCGGGGAAGCGCTGGAAACCGATGACCCGGACAACATCGCCACCGTCATCGATTGGTACCGCAAGAACGATGGTGTACGCGAGAACTTCATCCAGCTGATTCAGCTGTGTTCCAGACATTACCGCCGGGTGGACGATTGTCTGCCGGACCTGGTGCTCAATGCGCGCATGGGCCAGAACGATGAGCGGATGGATGCGTTGATCGATCAGGCCCTGTCCCGGTATCCCAGCCGTGACGTGGATGCCGACCTGCTCTACGCGATGGCCTCGGCGCTGCTGACCAACGACGTGCCACAGCCGCCGGAGCAGTTGCGTGCAGCCGAGCTGCTGGAGATTGCCGCCAAGCGTCGCGTCAAGGCACTGGCCCGGCTGGGCGACCTGCTCGTTGACCGGCCTGACCTGATCGAGGATGCCGATCCCATCGGCATGCTGGAACGGGCCCACGAAGCCGGTTCCGCCGAGGCGGCGCTGACGCTGGGCCGTGCCTACATGAATGGCACCCTGGTGGAGATCGATCCGGACCGCGCGGAGGACTATCTCAAGCAGGCGGCCGAGGCCCTGCCGGCGGGCAAGTTCTCCCTGGCGCGCTACTACATGCGGGGGTTCGCCGGTGACGCCCAGTACACCCGGGCGGCCCCGCTACTGCTGGATGCCGCACGGGCCGGGTATCGCCGGGCCGACCTCGACCTGGCGCGCTTCTACTCCGAGAACCGGGTGGTCAAGGCCAATCCCGCCTATGCCTATGCCTTCGCACGGATCGCCGAAACCAACGAAGTGGACGGCGCCGAGGCCTTTATCGCCCAGCTTCAGCCACAGCTGGATGACGCCATGCGTGCCGAAGGCAATGCCGTGGCGGAGAAGGAGTACGACGCGCGCGTTCAGCGCCGAGAACCTTTTCTCAAGTTCGCCATGACCGGTGGGCGCGACAGCGGGACCGAAACGGGGTCCGCCAGCGCGACGACCGCATCTCACTAA
- a CDS encoding HlyD family efflux transporter periplasmic adaptor subunit, with product MTQRNQPDVVHESETQRQYVRVRLPAALRIRRDDGSVQKHDIRDLSVGGLSFAPESGRFEMGQRLQGTVSVSLEGIGITIPIQFVVVREEDGYICAAFDNLDRTAIVSLRQLITAYLSGEVVDAGDVLHSMNRENFVAPRQAKTARGEPRSRTRAWLGTAASFVIGVMALGYVASELYGLMFVTSSSVATVEGASFPVTMPREGTFRSLVEEGSRVEKGAPLGTFETPMLEIVRSEAMAANLSSQRLNDLLEDTIKGTVTSPCNCRVQRMLVGNGQFVGKGQQVFQLVDMDREPLVVARFGYKRLGDLKPGREVRVSLAGTDGSIPGEIVRVAHASGVSTDAVLEVIVKPKNALPTDFINRPAEVSMMTPAFMPRLGDFTTDALPSAVASES from the coding sequence ATGACTCAACGTAATCAACCCGATGTCGTCCACGAATCCGAGACGCAACGACAGTATGTCCGGGTTCGGCTACCCGCTGCGCTGCGCATCCGCAGGGACGACGGATCGGTTCAAAAACACGACATTCGCGACCTCTCGGTTGGCGGGCTGTCATTCGCACCGGAATCCGGCCGCTTCGAGATGGGCCAGCGCCTGCAGGGCACGGTGTCGGTCAGCCTCGAAGGCATCGGAATCACCATCCCGATCCAGTTCGTGGTCGTCCGGGAAGAGGACGGCTACATCTGTGCCGCGTTCGATAATCTCGACCGCACGGCCATCGTCTCGCTACGCCAGCTGATCACCGCCTACCTCAGCGGTGAGGTGGTCGACGCGGGTGATGTGCTGCATTCGATGAACCGTGAGAACTTTGTCGCCCCGCGTCAGGCTAAGACCGCCCGCGGCGAACCGCGTAGCCGCACCCGCGCCTGGCTCGGTACCGCGGCCAGCTTTGTGATCGGCGTGATGGCGCTGGGGTACGTGGCATCCGAGCTCTACGGCCTGATGTTCGTCACCAGCTCATCGGTGGCCACGGTCGAGGGCGCCAGCTTTCCGGTCACCATGCCGCGGGAGGGCACGTTCCGCAGCTTGGTCGAGGAGGGCAGCCGCGTGGAAAAGGGGGCGCCGCTAGGCACGTTTGAAACCCCCATGCTCGAGATCGTCCGCAGTGAAGCCATGGCGGCGAACCTCAGCAGCCAGCGATTGAATGATCTGCTCGAAGACACGATCAAGGGCACGGTGACCAGCCCCTGCAACTGCCGCGTGCAGCGCATGCTCGTCGGCAATGGTCAGTTTGTCGGCAAGGGCCAGCAAGTGTTCCAGCTGGTGGACATGGACCGCGAGCCGTTGGTCGTGGCGCGCTTTGGCTATAAGCGACTGGGAGACCTGAAACCCGGCCGCGAGGTCCGAGTCTCGCTGGCCGGAACCGACGGGTCCATTCCCGGTGAGATCGTCCGGGTGGCGCATGCCAGCGGTGTGTCCACCGACGCCGTGCTGGAAGTCATCGTCAAGCCCAAGAACGCCTTGCCCACCGACTTCATCAACCGGCCGGCCGAGGTGTCGATGATGACGCCTGCGTTCATGCCCCGATTGGGCGACTTCACGACGGACGCGCTGCCGTCAGCAGTCGCCAGCGAGAGCTGA
- a CDS encoding glycosyltransferase family 2 protein produces the protein MSLRDILGWSTYIAALLLIAALLPHTHFDPAHSEFILILGAVGLWRYSLGIYHFLRAMWFTHVAYPAARRKVQAMGEAAMPSHVYLLVTSFRIEPRTTARVYMAAFQEALTCGLPATVVASIVEYGDEGLIRALHQKVDPEGRIELRIVRIAGTGKRDGLAHGFRAISRSAPPPDAIAAVIDGDTVIEPGIVRRTAPYFALFPKVGALTTNEFCSVEGSRLMREWHRLRFAQRHMYMCSMALSKRVLTLTGRMSVFRASIITSPEFIEDVQSDSLDHWRLGRFAFLTGDDKSSWFSLVRQGFDTYYTPDAAIHTVEHPPDKSFWRASRKLMFRWYGNSLRQNSRATKLGPGRLGWFTWYVLWDQRISMWTSLFGLAVSIVGALYYGWAIFVGYVLWIGLTRLAITLVLRCTGHPVGPMFPVLLYYSQIVGSLVKIYVFNRLDQQSWTRQDTKLVRELGRFQAAFNRWSSRAMTASAASIFMAFVFFVV, from the coding sequence ATGAGTCTTCGAGACATCCTTGGGTGGTCGACCTATATCGCGGCACTGCTGCTCATCGCCGCCCTGCTGCCCCACACCCATTTCGACCCGGCGCATTCCGAGTTCATTCTGATTCTCGGTGCGGTGGGCCTGTGGCGTTACTCGCTGGGCATCTACCACTTTCTCCGGGCTATGTGGTTCACCCATGTCGCCTACCCCGCTGCCCGCCGCAAGGTGCAGGCCATGGGCGAGGCGGCCATGCCCAGTCACGTGTATCTCCTGGTCACCAGTTTTCGGATCGAACCACGGACCACGGCCCGCGTGTACATGGCCGCGTTTCAAGAGGCGCTGACCTGTGGCTTGCCTGCCACTGTCGTGGCCTCGATTGTCGAGTATGGCGACGAAGGTCTGATCCGCGCCCTGCACCAGAAGGTAGACCCCGAGGGCCGGATCGAGCTGCGCATCGTGCGTATCGCCGGTACCGGTAAACGGGACGGCTTGGCCCACGGTTTTCGCGCCATTTCGCGCTCGGCGCCGCCGCCGGACGCGATTGCCGCCGTGATCGACGGTGACACCGTAATCGAGCCCGGCATCGTCCGCAGAACCGCGCCTTATTTCGCGTTGTTCCCTAAGGTGGGTGCGCTCACCACCAATGAGTTCTGCAGCGTTGAGGGCTCGCGGCTCATGCGTGAATGGCATCGCCTGCGCTTTGCCCAGCGGCACATGTACATGTGCTCCATGGCCCTGTCCAAGCGCGTGCTGACGCTGACCGGGCGCATGTCGGTGTTCAGGGCTTCGATCATCACCTCCCCCGAGTTCATCGAGGATGTGCAGTCCGATTCGCTGGACCACTGGCGACTGGGTCGCTTCGCGTTCCTGACCGGAGACGACAAGTCCAGCTGGTTCAGTCTTGTTCGCCAGGGCTTTGACACCTACTACACGCCCGATGCGGCCATCCATACCGTGGAGCACCCGCCGGACAAATCCTTCTGGCGAGCCAGCCGCAAATTGATGTTCCGCTGGTACGGCAACTCGCTGCGTCAGAACTCCCGTGCGACCAAGCTGGGTCCTGGCCGGTTGGGCTGGTTCACCTGGTACGTGCTGTGGGATCAGCGCATCTCCATGTGGACGAGCCTGTTCGGGCTGGCCGTGTCCATTGTCGGGGCCCTGTACTACGGCTGGGCGATCTTCGTTGGCTACGTGCTGTGGATCGGCCTGACCCGGCTGGCCATCACTCTTGTGTTGCGGTGTACCGGGCACCCGGTGGGGCCGATGTTCCCGGTGCTTTTGTACTACTCCCAGATCGTCGGTTCGCTGGTGAAGATCTATGTCTTCAACCGGTTGGACCAACAGTCCTGGACTCGCCAGGACACCAAGCTTGTCCGCGAGCTCGGGCGCTTTCAGGCGGCCTTCAACCGCTGGTCTTCACGGGCCATGACGGCATCGGCCGCCAGCATCTTCATGGCTTTTGTCTTTTTCGTCGTCTAG
- a CDS encoding nucleotide sugar dehydrogenase, with protein sequence MRISIFGMGYVGAVCSACFAEDGHEVVGVDVSDSKVDQINRGESPIVEPGLAELISRQVKAGRLRATTDAEAAVRDTDLSMICVGTPSQRNGDLDMRYVRSVSEHIGRALKHKQAAHTVVVRSTVLPGTTRQIVIPTIESESGKRAGEDFGVGVNPEFLRESTAIKDYREPPMTVIGELDNWSGDQLYRLYQALPAPIIRKPIEVAEMVKYTCNTWHAAKVTFANEIGNIAKSMGIDGRDVMEVVCQDRKLNISDYYMKPGFAFGGSCLPKDVRALTHRAGRLDVEHPMIAGIMRSNQQQVDRALQIIESFGERRVGMLGLSFKSDTDDLRESPMVTLAESLIGKGFELSIFDRNVDYARVHGANRDYINTKIPHISSLLRSDIDEVIGDSKLMVLGNRDRMIVEAYEHLPQDKMAVDLVGLMNHRSNHSRQGICW encoded by the coding sequence GTGCGTATCAGCATCTTTGGAATGGGTTATGTCGGGGCCGTTTGCTCCGCGTGTTTCGCGGAGGATGGTCACGAAGTCGTGGGTGTCGATGTCTCGGACAGCAAGGTTGACCAGATCAACCGGGGCGAATCGCCCATTGTTGAGCCGGGGCTGGCCGAGCTGATCAGTCGCCAGGTCAAAGCCGGACGGCTGCGCGCAACGACGGATGCCGAAGCGGCAGTGCGCGACACGGACTTGTCCATGATCTGTGTCGGCACTCCCAGCCAGCGCAATGGTGACCTGGACATGCGCTACGTGCGTTCCGTGTCCGAACACATTGGGCGTGCACTCAAGCACAAGCAGGCCGCGCACACCGTGGTCGTGCGCAGCACGGTGCTGCCGGGTACGACACGTCAAATCGTCATCCCCACCATCGAGTCCGAGAGTGGCAAGCGCGCCGGCGAAGATTTCGGCGTGGGCGTCAACCCCGAGTTCCTGCGTGAGAGCACGGCGATCAAGGATTATCGCGAGCCGCCCATGACCGTGATCGGCGAGCTGGACAACTGGTCGGGCGATCAGCTTTACCGTCTCTATCAAGCATTGCCAGCCCCGATCATCCGCAAGCCCATCGAGGTGGCGGAGATGGTCAAGTACACCTGCAACACCTGGCACGCCGCCAAGGTCACTTTCGCCAATGAGATCGGCAACATTGCCAAGAGCATGGGCATCGATGGTCGCGACGTCATGGAAGTCGTCTGCCAGGACCGCAAGCTCAATATCTCGGACTACTACATGAAGCCGGGCTTCGCCTTTGGCGGGTCTTGCCTGCCCAAGGATGTCCGGGCGCTGACGCACCGGGCCGGCCGACTTGATGTCGAGCATCCGATGATCGCCGGCATCATGCGTAGCAACCAGCAGCAGGTGGACCGCGCGCTGCAAATCATCGAATCCTTTGGTGAGCGCCGCGTTGGCATGCTGGGGTTGAGCTTTAAGTCCGATACGGACGATCTGCGCGAGTCGCCGATGGTCACGCTGGCCGAGTCGCTCATCGGCAAGGGTTTCGAGTTGTCGATCTTTGATCGCAACGTCGATTACGCCCGCGTACATGGCGCCAATCGCGACTACATCAATACCAAGATTCCGCACATCTCATCGCTGCTGCGTTCGGATATCGATGAGGTGATCGGGGACTCGAAGCTCATGGTGCTGGGCAACCGCGATCGCATGATCGTCGAGGCCTACGAGCATCTGCCACAGGACAAGATGGCGGTGGACTTGGTGGGGCTGATGAACCACCGGTCCAACCACTCCCGCCAGGGCATCTGCTGGTAG
- a CDS encoding helix-turn-helix domain-containing protein: MFLRALEEHPQDVSAGAVVAEQGSACNDLFVVSSGWCASEITDDAGHCQIVDIHLPGDIIGTREVAFARRLSTLRAVTDTTVCPFPRSRLNTMFQQAPRLSGVFVLIAMRREAILSERIFDLGRRDALSRVCHFLLEIKQRLEDSCTLREDRFEMPLTQQQLADALGLTSVHISRVVRRLRETGVVDMRRGQVRILDARRLKQLARMNEEYLDLDTSWIEGASPLAVDPSMLDGQPESALPELDGVALPQTVVEDRDDPAGPGSADEPARPTREPSAR; encoded by the coding sequence ATGTTTTTGCGTGCTTTGGAAGAGCATCCGCAAGACGTCTCCGCTGGGGCCGTGGTTGCCGAGCAGGGTAGTGCTTGTAACGACTTGTTCGTGGTCTCCAGCGGTTGGTGTGCCAGCGAGATCACGGACGATGCGGGCCATTGCCAGATCGTCGATATTCATCTGCCGGGCGACATTATCGGCACCCGCGAAGTCGCGTTTGCGCGTCGGTTGTCGACCTTGCGTGCAGTGACGGATACCACCGTATGTCCGTTTCCCCGAAGTCGATTGAACACCATGTTCCAGCAAGCACCGCGACTGTCTGGCGTTTTCGTCCTGATTGCCATGCGTCGTGAGGCCATTCTGTCGGAACGAATTTTCGACTTGGGTCGCCGTGACGCACTGTCGCGGGTTTGTCATTTTCTGCTGGAGATCAAACAGCGCCTGGAAGACAGCTGCACGCTGCGTGAAGACCGATTCGAGATGCCGCTGACCCAGCAGCAACTGGCAGACGCCCTGGGGCTGACGTCAGTGCATATTTCACGGGTGGTTCGCCGCCTGCGCGAAACGGGCGTCGTCGACATGCGCCGAGGCCAGGTTCGTATTCTCGATGCGCGGCGGCTCAAGCAGCTCGCCCGAATGAACGAGGAATATCTGGACTTGGACACAAGCTGGATTGAGGGCGCCTCTCCGCTGGCGGTCGATCCCTCCATGCTGGACGGTCAGCCAGAGAGCGCTCTGCCCGAGCTGGACGGCGTGGCCTTGCCCCAAACTGTTGTGGAAGACCGGGATGACCCGGCAGGCCCCGGCAGCGCCGATGAACCGGCGCGTCCGACTCGGGAGCCATCGGCGCGGTAG
- a CDS encoding GGDEF domain-containing protein has product MLDVNVLMRAVQDSADSVVITQVGDGGDHPIVFINHAFARMTGYAEAEVLGRDCRFLNEGLDRQPELDRLRDALASGLHCRVVVENLRKDGSRFWNELSISPVRNPDGRLTHFLGIQHDVTEQLQQQRALETQAVTAGFQLDELASKVYHDHLTELVNRRGFDEALARLWASDSPRDRPFALLRIDVDFFESFNDAHGQTDGDHCLQDVARAIQNTVSDERATVARYVNDEFAVLVPGYDTQQVEALGEKIRSAVELLNIERADVPSRRVTVSVGGTVVEAHDVPAVTIDQVQRFVDAALFVARGGRDIFLGTGNSVDIRPIASRRQPPTKPQTGSVAPNRHPGNLA; this is encoded by the coding sequence ATGCTTGATGTCAATGTCCTCATGCGTGCGGTGCAGGACTCGGCGGACAGCGTCGTCATCACCCAGGTCGGTGATGGGGGCGATCACCCGATCGTCTTTATCAATCATGCATTTGCTCGCATGACCGGATACGCCGAGGCCGAGGTGCTCGGCCGTGATTGTCGATTCTTGAACGAGGGGCTTGATCGTCAACCCGAGCTGGACCGGCTGCGCGATGCGCTGGCGTCCGGGCTGCATTGTCGTGTTGTGGTGGAAAACCTACGTAAGGATGGGTCGCGCTTCTGGAACGAGTTGAGCATCTCTCCCGTGCGTAACCCAGATGGACGGTTGACCCATTTTCTGGGGATTCAGCACGACGTGACGGAACAGTTGCAGCAGCAGCGGGCGCTGGAAACCCAGGCGGTCACGGCAGGCTTTCAACTCGATGAGCTGGCATCCAAGGTCTACCACGACCATCTAACCGAGCTGGTCAATCGTCGCGGTTTCGATGAGGCGTTGGCACGGCTCTGGGCGTCGGACTCGCCGCGAGACCGCCCATTTGCATTGCTGCGTATTGATGTCGATTTTTTCGAATCCTTCAATGATGCCCACGGCCAGACCGACGGCGATCACTGCCTACAGGATGTCGCCAGAGCGATTCAAAACACGGTCTCGGATGAGCGGGCCACCGTCGCGCGCTATGTCAATGACGAATTCGCCGTGCTGGTCCCCGGGTACGACACGCAGCAAGTCGAGGCCTTGGGCGAAAAGATCCGCAGCGCCGTGGAGTTGCTGAACATCGAGCGAGCCGATGTGCCGAGCCGACGCGTTACCGTGAGTGTGGGCGGGACAGTCGTTGAGGCGCACGACGTACCGGCCGTGACCATCGACCAGGTGCAACGGTTTGTTGATGCCGCCCTGTTCGTGGCCCGCGGTGGCCGCGATATTTTCCTCGGAACGGGCAACTCCGTGGATATTCGCCCTATCGCTTCGCGGCGGCAGCCGCCCACAAAGCCGCAAACCGGTTCGGTGGCACCCAACCGGCATCCTGGGAACTTGGCCTGA